In Halocalculus aciditolerans, the following are encoded in one genomic region:
- a CDS encoding alkaline phosphatase family protein, with the protein MSSPNTVVVGLDGAHFEILEPWIDAGELPNLQRIFESGLTSDLESVLPPVTSPNWKAYSTGKNPGKFGIFWWENIDLDEKRVYYPEDRKHNTIELWEILAQDSPVGVIGVPTTHPPKSINGFVVSGAPDGDNTGYASPPEVEKLLDRKLDYRVMPEHRINPRDSESLSEIYDVIDSRFRAAKLLADEYDLSFLQVTTFYINVLQHFLWRSEDTLKGWKIIDNHIGEFLDDETDVILMSDHGSTKIDTVFHINTWLANNGYLSVNTGISSKLQELGLSRERIGKFVDSVGVGNLARNLAPDRLLNSLPDEQGELKRGQKTNHINWTDTLALASGQGPVYINAPKDSKEYHIIREKLIDELTDIRGPSGTAVAKEVVKGEDIYSGPYLDEAPDLCINQTPGVHIQGGIGRNEIFSNPSDGNWRAENKRNGLFAALGPSFRSGSIDGLSILDLTPTILHLYGNPIPSDMDGCVRKDVFSPESGLANRDIEYTDSYEYITEIARIRNIARDSPL; encoded by the coding sequence ATGAGTTCCCCTAATACAGTTGTTGTTGGCCTGGATGGTGCTCACTTTGAGATTCTTGAACCTTGGATTGATGCTGGAGAACTACCAAACCTTCAAAGAATATTCGAATCGGGTCTGACTAGCGATCTTGAGTCTGTTCTACCACCGGTAACGTCCCCAAACTGGAAAGCTTACTCTACCGGAAAGAACCCGGGAAAGTTTGGGATTTTTTGGTGGGAGAATATCGACCTTGATGAGAAACGAGTGTATTACCCTGAAGATAGAAAACACAATACGATTGAATTATGGGAGATTTTGGCCCAGGATTCCCCTGTTGGGGTTATTGGTGTTCCTACTACTCATCCACCGAAATCAATAAATGGATTTGTGGTCTCTGGGGCTCCTGATGGAGATAATACCGGATATGCCTCTCCTCCTGAAGTTGAGAAGTTATTGGACCGTAAACTGGACTATCGCGTCATGCCAGAACACCGTATAAATCCTCGTGACTCAGAGTCTTTATCTGAAATATATGATGTGATTGACTCTCGATTCCGTGCTGCGAAACTATTAGCCGATGAGTACGACTTATCCTTCCTGCAAGTAACCACTTTTTATATAAATGTTCTTCAGCACTTCCTCTGGAGATCTGAAGATACTTTGAAAGGGTGGAAAATAATTGACAATCATATTGGTGAATTTCTTGATGATGAAACAGATGTTATCCTTATGAGTGACCATGGTTCTACCAAAATAGACACAGTATTTCATATCAACACATGGCTTGCGAACAATGGTTATCTTTCAGTCAACACTGGAATCTCGTCCAAATTACAAGAGCTAGGCCTATCGCGAGAACGAATTGGGAAATTTGTTGATTCTGTCGGTGTTGGAAACTTAGCTAGAAATCTCGCTCCAGATCGTCTTCTGAATTCATTACCTGATGAACAGGGAGAACTTAAACGTGGACAAAAAACCAACCACATTAATTGGACTGACACTCTTGCCCTCGCAAGTGGGCAAGGGCCTGTTTATATAAATGCCCCTAAGGACTCGAAAGAGTACCACATAATTCGGGAAAAACTAATTGATGAACTAACTGATATTCGTGGGCCTTCTGGGACCGCTGTGGCAAAAGAGGTGGTTAAAGGTGAAGATATCTATTCTGGACCCTATCTTGATGAAGCCCCTGATTTATGTATTAATCAAACACCGGGTGTACACATTCAGGGCGGAATCGGAAGAAATGAAATATTTTCTAATCCCTCGGATGGTAATTGGAGAGCGGAGAACAAGCGGAATGGATTGTTCGCCGCACTTGGGCCCAGTTTCCGGAGCGGCTCTATTGATGGACTCTCGATCTTAGATCTCACTCCGACAATACTTCATCTATACGGGAATCCTATCCCGTCTGACATGGATGGTTGTGTACGGAAAGACGTTTTTTCTCCTGAATCTGGTCTCGCAAATCGTGATATCGAATATACTGATAGTTATGAATATATTACTGAAATCGCTCGCATTCGTAATATTGCGAGGGACAGCCCGCTCTAA
- a CDS encoding sugar transferase — MASNTRYRLASVSGTVAVVLLAFLLANHAAVQAAVTDAVPVLARLRPQVLSGTDAVVSAVICVGAFLVALTPLFKPRPRRVLDTLTLASRRTLSGLLALATLGYFDYSYRLPRATLIVLGLVTFIAVPAWFVALRRRPRDGEARAIVVGDDAQEIHDIIETTDLPLIGFVSPPSAYNVDTDAPPAIADGGHPLGMLPVLGDLRSLGEILVDHDVDTAIFAFSEPSRGEFFTALADCHDHGVDVKVHRNHTDSVLTAPSADGDLVDVDLEPWDWQERIVKRLFDVLFAGFALLCALPVMVVVAVAIKVDSPGPVLYSQERTAEFGETFTVYKFRSMVPESEDVDPGEDEDRVTRVGRFIRSTHLDEIPQLWSILVGDMSVVGPRAAWTDEEEVLEGDVGAWRKRWFVKPGLTGLAQINGVSSEEPEQKLRYDLEYIRKQDFWYDLGIVVRQLWSIWT; from the coding sequence ATGGCGTCGAATACGCGGTACCGGCTCGCGAGCGTGTCTGGTACTGTCGCCGTAGTCCTCCTCGCGTTCCTCCTCGCGAACCACGCGGCGGTCCAAGCAGCCGTGACGGACGCCGTTCCCGTCCTGGCGCGCCTCCGGCCACAGGTTCTTTCGGGTACCGATGCCGTCGTGTCCGCGGTCATCTGCGTCGGCGCGTTCCTCGTCGCCCTCACCCCGCTGTTCAAACCTCGCCCGCGACGCGTCCTCGACACGCTCACGCTCGCCTCGCGTCGCACCCTCTCGGGGCTTCTCGCGCTCGCCACCCTCGGGTACTTCGACTACTCCTACCGCCTCCCGCGCGCCACCCTCATCGTCCTCGGCCTCGTGACCTTCATCGCCGTCCCCGCGTGGTTCGTCGCGCTCCGCCGCCGCCCCCGCGACGGCGAGGCGCGCGCCATCGTCGTCGGCGACGACGCCCAGGAGATCCACGACATCATCGAAACCACCGACCTCCCCCTCATCGGCTTCGTCTCCCCACCCAGCGCCTACAACGTCGACACCGACGCCCCACCCGCGATCGCCGACGGCGGACATCCCCTCGGCATGCTCCCCGTCCTCGGCGACCTCCGGTCCCTCGGGGAGATCCTTGTCGACCACGACGTCGACACCGCCATCTTCGCCTTCAGCGAACCATCTCGCGGGGAGTTCTTCACTGCCCTTGCCGACTGTCACGACCACGGCGTCGACGTGAAGGTGCATCGGAATCACACGGATAGTGTACTCACTGCCCCGAGTGCCGACGGGGACCTCGTCGACGTCGACCTCGAACCCTGGGACTGGCAGGAACGAATCGTGAAGCGGCTGTTCGACGTTCTGTTCGCAGGATTCGCGTTGCTCTGTGCGCTTCCCGTGATGGTGGTCGTCGCCGTCGCGATTAAGGTGGACTCACCCGGTCCCGTGTTGTACAGTCAGGAACGCACTGCCGAATTCGGCGAGACGTTTACGGTGTACAAATTCCGGAGTATGGTCCCCGAGAGTGAAGACGTCGACCCCGGCGAGGATGAAGACCGCGTAACTCGTGTCGGTCGCTTCATCCGGTCGACGCACCTCGACGAAATCCCACAGCTCTGGTCAATCCTCGTCGGCGACATGAGCGTCGTCGGGCCAAGAGCCGCGTGGACCGATGAAGAGGAGGTTTTGGAGGGAGACGTTGGGGCTTGGCGTAAACGATGGTTCGTCAAACCGGGCCTAACGGGGTTGGCGCAGATTAACGGTGTGTCCAGTGAAGAACCCGAGCAGAAATTACGGTACGATCTTGAGTATATCCGGAAGCAGGATTTCTGGTACGACTTAGGAATTGTTGTGAGGCAATTATGGTCTATCTGGACTTAG
- a CDS encoding GIDE domain-containing protein, whose amino-acid sequence MSTVLVVVGVVLLFVAAFAGVYGRRQHRKSALVEGTETTSVRDIDEEGRVEVKGTVRAEEGFESPIAGERSVLSAWEVEEWDERGGSEMWETRAAGVYATPFEVDDGTDSVRVDVGSHVDDASSGTGIDDVQVGVVDVDRFLSNGVAVDGVHAALEGFSVEASVPPDAEPPERIAAFVRGETSVETQTNSITNVLDVGTVHGERRYYEGTLTPGDEIYLLGEVRAAENATYPLKPDDVTVAPPDDGHLIVSDESEAELVDSFGQYTYAYAGAAVAAVAGAIALAIGAGVV is encoded by the coding sequence ATGTCCACGGTACTGGTCGTCGTCGGCGTCGTCCTCCTGTTCGTCGCGGCGTTCGCTGGGGTGTACGGTCGACGGCAGCATCGAAAGAGCGCGCTAGTCGAAGGGACCGAGACGACGTCTGTCCGGGACATCGACGAGGAGGGGCGCGTGGAGGTGAAGGGGACCGTGCGCGCGGAGGAGGGGTTCGAGTCACCGATTGCGGGTGAGCGGAGCGTGCTCTCGGCGTGGGAGGTCGAGGAGTGGGACGAGCGCGGGGGGTCCGAGATGTGGGAGACGCGCGCCGCGGGCGTGTACGCGACGCCGTTCGAAGTCGATGACGGGACGGACAGCGTTCGCGTCGACGTCGGTAGTCACGTGGACGATGCGTCGTCGGGGACGGGAATCGACGATGTCCAGGTGGGCGTCGTCGACGTCGACCGATTCCTCTCGAACGGCGTGGCCGTCGACGGGGTGCACGCAGCCCTTGAGGGTTTCTCCGTCGAGGCGAGCGTGCCACCGGACGCGGAGCCGCCCGAGCGAATCGCGGCGTTCGTTCGCGGCGAGACGAGCGTCGAGACACAGACGAATTCGATCACGAACGTCCTGGACGTCGGGACTGTGCACGGCGAGCGACGGTACTACGAGGGCACGCTCACGCCGGGCGACGAGATCTACCTCCTCGGGGAGGTTCGCGCCGCCGAGAACGCGACGTACCCGTTGAAGCCCGACGACGTCACCGTCGCGCCGCCCGACGACGGCCACCTCATCGTCTCGGACGAATCCGAAGCCGAGCTCGTCGACTCCTTCGGGCAGTACACGTACGCGTATGCGGGAGCCGCCGTCGCGGCCGTCGCCGGCGCTATCGCGCTCGCCATCGGAGCCGGCGTCGTATAA
- a CDS encoding GDP-mannose 4,6-dehydratase — MSILVTGGAGFIGGHLAEHFVREGHDVVVVDNFDPYYNVQLKEHNVEVAREAAEETEGSYELVEGDVRDEDLVYDLVEDVDYVFHEAAQAGVRTSVDNPRKPNSINVDGTLNVLDAARDTGIERVVVASSSSVYGKPEYLPYDEDHPTTPVSPYGVSKLAGEQYTRVYNEIYGLPTVALRYFTVYGPRMRPNMAISNFVSRCVNDEPPVVYGSGEQTRDFTYIDDIVRANDTLLDDDSADGEIMNIGSTDNISINELATEIRDQLAPELDIEYAERNDADAEHTHADVSKAHDRIGYEATHSIREGVSEFIDWYQANRDWYEPLVRDS, encoded by the coding sequence ATGAGCATTCTCGTCACTGGCGGTGCTGGCTTCATCGGCGGGCATCTCGCCGAGCACTTCGTGCGGGAGGGCCACGACGTCGTCGTCGTCGATAACTTCGACCCGTACTACAACGTCCAGCTGAAAGAGCACAACGTCGAAGTCGCCCGCGAGGCGGCCGAGGAGACCGAGGGCTCGTACGAGCTCGTCGAGGGCGACGTGCGCGACGAGGACCTCGTCTACGACCTCGTCGAAGACGTCGACTACGTCTTCCACGAGGCCGCGCAGGCGGGCGTGCGAACGAGCGTCGACAACCCACGGAAGCCGAACAGCATCAACGTCGACGGCACGCTCAACGTCCTCGACGCCGCCCGCGACACGGGCATCGAACGCGTCGTCGTCGCGTCCTCTTCCTCGGTGTACGGGAAGCCCGAGTACCTCCCCTACGACGAAGACCACCCCACGACGCCAGTGAGCCCGTACGGCGTCTCCAAACTCGCCGGCGAGCAATATACGCGCGTCTACAACGAGATTTACGGGCTTCCCACAGTGGCGCTTCGCTACTTCACCGTCTACGGCCCGCGGATGCGCCCCAACATGGCGATCTCGAACTTCGTCTCGCGCTGCGTGAACGACGAACCCCCCGTCGTCTACGGGAGCGGCGAACAGACCCGTGACTTCACCTACATCGACGACATCGTCCGCGCCAACGACACCCTCCTCGACGACGACAGCGCCGACGGCGAAATCATGAACATCGGAAGCACGGACAACATCTCCATCAACGAACTCGCCACCGAGATCCGCGACCAACTCGCCCCCGAGCTCGACATCGAGTACGCCGAGCGCAACGACGCCGACGCCGAACACACGCACGCCGACGTCTCGAAAGCCCACGACCGCATCGGCTACGAAGCCACTCATTCGATTCGCGAGGGCGTCAGCGAGTTCATCGACTGGTACCAAGCCAACCGCGACTGGTACGAACCCCTCGTCCGCGACTCGTAG
- the aglF gene encoding UTP--glucose-1-phosphate uridylyltransferase AglF: protein MQAVVLAAGEGTRLRPLTEDKPKGMVEVAGKPILTHCFEQLADLGADEFVVVVGYMKEKIIEHYGDEFQGIPITYAHQREQKGLAHALLTVEEYIDDDFMLMLGDNIFDANLEDVVRRQEEERADAAFLVEEVPYEEASRYGVCVTNKYGEITDVVEKPDDPPSNLVMTGFYTFTPAIFHACHLVQPSNRGEYEISEAIDLLIQSGRTIDAIRMKGWRIDVGYPEDQEEAEERLEGTARAAE, encoded by the coding sequence ATGCAGGCTGTCGTCCTCGCGGCTGGCGAAGGAACGCGACTCCGCCCCCTCACGGAGGACAAACCGAAGGGAATGGTGGAGGTCGCCGGGAAGCCGATTCTCACGCACTGCTTCGAGCAGCTCGCCGACCTCGGCGCTGACGAGTTCGTCGTCGTCGTCGGCTACATGAAGGAGAAGATCATCGAGCACTACGGCGATGAGTTCCAGGGCATCCCCATCACCTACGCGCACCAGCGCGAGCAGAAGGGGCTCGCGCACGCCCTCCTCACCGTCGAGGAGTACATCGACGACGACTTCATGCTCATGCTCGGCGACAACATCTTCGACGCCAACCTCGAAGACGTCGTGCGTCGACAGGAAGAAGAGCGCGCCGACGCGGCGTTCCTCGTCGAGGAAGTCCCCTACGAGGAGGCGAGTCGCTACGGCGTCTGCGTGACGAACAAGTACGGCGAAATCACGGACGTCGTCGAGAAACCCGACGACCCGCCGTCGAACCTCGTCATGACCGGATTCTACACGTTCACGCCCGCGATCTTCCACGCCTGCCACCTCGTCCAGCCGTCGAACCGCGGCGAGTACGAAATCTCCGAGGCCATCGACCTGTTGATTCAGAGCGGCCGCACCATCGACGCCATCCGGATGAAGGGCTGGCGCATCGACGTCGGCTACCCCGAAGACCAGGAAGAAGCCGAAGAACGCCTCGAAGGGACGGCGCGCGCCGCAGAATAA
- a CDS encoding DUF4330 family protein codes for MKVIDEDGNLFGVVNVIDALVVLLVLAVVVAGASFVLRPAPAPEEPETTTQYATLDLGTHPDYVASLVEPGENISFGGQSELTITDVYATEVNGNQHVLARVALEDVAGTSPFEFAGEPLRINRELTLTTPQYRVAGNIVSVSDAGSELPLTETQVVLRSTVPSEAAADIDVGDTYTVNNRTLGTVESVSVYGTDNPSVNTVYVGVSYVTYERSSTPRFAGTVVEDGATLPFRTDSYEFSGKVVRTNAAQQAGTEATRSVTLQLEDVNPETANSIHEGMVEQFDGEAIATIDSVSVQPTEMVLVSQDGNVYLRDNPRKKTVTMQATLRVRETASTTQFKGQPIQQGSTVTLDLGTITIRATVTAL; via the coding sequence ATGAAGGTCATTGACGAGGACGGGAATCTGTTCGGCGTTGTTAACGTTATCGACGCCCTCGTCGTTCTGTTAGTCCTCGCCGTCGTCGTCGCGGGCGCGTCGTTCGTCTTGCGTCCTGCGCCCGCGCCGGAGGAACCGGAGACGACGACTCAGTACGCGACGCTCGACCTCGGCACGCACCCCGATTACGTCGCGAGCCTCGTTGAGCCCGGGGAGAACATCTCCTTCGGCGGCCAATCGGAACTCACCATCACCGACGTCTACGCCACCGAAGTGAACGGGAACCAGCACGTCCTCGCTCGCGTCGCCCTCGAAGACGTCGCCGGGACGTCGCCGTTCGAGTTCGCCGGCGAGCCACTCCGAATCAATCGCGAACTCACGCTCACCACGCCCCAGTACCGGGTCGCTGGCAACATCGTGAGCGTGAGCGACGCCGGGTCGGAACTCCCGCTCACGGAGACGCAGGTTGTGCTCCGAAGCACCGTTCCGTCTGAGGCTGCCGCGGATATCGACGTCGGCGACACGTACACCGTGAACAACCGGACGCTCGGGACCGTCGAATCCGTCTCCGTCTACGGTACGGACAACCCGAGCGTCAACACGGTCTACGTCGGCGTCTCCTACGTGACCTACGAGCGCTCCTCCACTCCCCGGTTCGCGGGCACGGTCGTCGAGGACGGCGCGACCCTCCCGTTCCGCACTGACTCCTACGAGTTCTCGGGCAAAGTGGTTCGGACGAACGCCGCTCAGCAGGCCGGGACGGAGGCCACTCGCTCGGTCACACTGCAACTGGAAGACGTGAACCCCGAGACCGCGAACAGCATCCACGAGGGCATGGTCGAACAGTTCGATGGTGAAGCCATCGCGACGATCGACTCCGTGTCCGTGCAGCCGACCGAGATGGTGCTCGTGAGTCAGGACGGGAACGTCTACCTCCGCGACAACCCCCGAAAGAAGACCGTCACCATGCAGGCGACCCTGCGGGTCCGCGAAACCGCGAGCACCACCCAGTTCAAAGGACAGCCCATCCAGCAGGGGAGCACCGTAACGCTCGACCTCGGCACGATAACGATTCGCGCGACCGTCACCGCACTGTGA
- a CDS encoding DUF7342 family protein, whose amino-acid sequence MNDAPGVERWKEHQSAFDRVRSIAVTVSEPRSADWIAEQAHVAGNTARDHLQRLVEMNVLQTSSGETATRYAPDPLYTRMQALRDLLDSRDRDDLLELRSDLQEQIEDWQSTYDVDSPDDLREQAARTDTAEQTRELRHTANDWEIVAYRRRLVEDAIEHYSDYAGSAPAPA is encoded by the coding sequence ATGAACGACGCTCCCGGAGTTGAACGCTGGAAGGAGCACCAGAGCGCGTTCGACCGCGTGCGCTCCATCGCCGTCACGGTCTCCGAGCCGAGATCGGCGGACTGGATAGCCGAGCAAGCCCACGTCGCGGGGAACACTGCCCGCGACCATCTCCAGCGTCTCGTCGAGATGAACGTTCTCCAGACCAGTAGCGGGGAGACCGCGACCCGCTACGCGCCTGACCCGCTCTACACGCGCATGCAGGCGCTTCGGGATCTCCTCGACAGTCGCGACCGCGACGACCTGCTCGAACTACGCAGTGACCTGCAGGAACAGATCGAGGATTGGCAATCCACGTACGACGTAGACAGCCCCGACGACCTCCGCGAGCAAGCCGCACGCACGGACACTGCTGAGCAGACGCGCGAGCTGCGACACACCGCCAACGACTGGGAAATTGTCGCGTATCGGCGGCGGCTCGTCGAGGACGCCATCGAACACTACTCCGACTACGCGGGGAGTGCCCCCGCTCCCGCCTGA
- a CDS encoding DUF7847 domain-containing protein — MTVLQAIRRSPSALARSPALFIPMSLLFLLQAPQLALQSTNPLVSSVYSLVLSLAFLVVIPFVQGGMIGMAHDSLSGYPSNLSHFVEYGRDNYVSLLVAYLIILAVNFVLGFAFVIIGGVGFVLGFASTNTIVIAIVAVVALLFLLIYLVFAFFIQFYAQAIVVDGHGSVDGLKHSYRVVRANVLTTIGYMVLVLVFGLLVGAIYGAASLLLSPQAAAGIGLPTLSLPALVAVALVLTLFMGVASTFFLVFSVAFYDELTSTHA; from the coding sequence ATGACGGTCCTCCAAGCAATCCGTCGGTCGCCCAGCGCGCTCGCCCGCTCACCAGCCCTCTTCATCCCGATGAGTCTCCTCTTTCTCTTGCAGGCCCCACAGCTCGCCCTCCAGTCGACGAACCCGCTCGTCTCCTCGGTCTACTCGCTCGTCCTCTCACTCGCCTTCCTCGTCGTGATTCCCTTCGTCCAGGGAGGGATGATCGGGATGGCCCACGACTCCCTCAGCGGCTACCCGAGCAATCTCTCTCACTTCGTCGAGTACGGCAGGGATAACTACGTCTCCCTCCTCGTCGCCTACCTCATCATCCTCGCCGTGAACTTCGTCCTCGGGTTCGCCTTCGTCATTATCGGCGGCGTCGGCTTCGTCCTCGGGTTCGCGAGCACGAACACCATCGTCATCGCCATCGTCGCCGTCGTCGCCCTCCTCTTCCTCCTCATCTACCTCGTCTTCGCGTTCTTCATCCAGTTCTACGCGCAGGCAATCGTCGTCGACGGCCACGGCTCTGTCGACGGCCTCAAACACAGCTACCGCGTCGTCCGCGCCAACGTCCTCACCACCATCGGCTACATGGTGCTCGTCCTCGTCTTCGGCCTCCTCGTCGGAGCCATCTACGGCGCTGCCAGCCTCCTCCTCTCCCCCCAGGCTGCGGCCGGCATCGGCCTCCCCACGCTCTCCCTCCCCGCACTCGTCGCCGTCGCCCTCGTCCTCACCCTCTTCATGGGCGTCGCCAGCACCTTCTTCCTCGTCTTCTCCGTCGCCTTCTACGACGAACTCACGAGCACTCACGCCTAA
- a CDS encoding PLDc N-terminal domain-containing protein: MAGEFIIILLFIVFVVVLPLWTYSDAAENSTQPAFLWALVVFLAPLLGLLLYVLLGRNR; the protein is encoded by the coding sequence ATGGCCGGAGAGTTCATCATCATCCTCCTCTTCATCGTCTTCGTCGTCGTCCTCCCGCTCTGGACGTACAGCGACGCCGCCGAGAACAGCACGCAACCCGCGTTCCTCTGGGCGCTCGTCGTCTTCCTCGCCCCCCTGCTCGGCCTCCTCCTCTACGTCCTCCTCGGTCGGAACAGATGA
- a CDS encoding arsenate-mycothiol transferase ArsC encodes MTTTVALVCVQNAGRSQMASAFAERERTERHLGDEVELVTGGTDPADHVHPEVVDAMAAVGIDIANRTPREVTFEEIQRSDIVITMGCSADDVCPAGWAGENRDWDLDDPDGRSVEEAARIRDEVEALVRELFDELEATTEA; translated from the coding sequence ATGACGACCACCGTCGCTCTCGTCTGCGTGCAGAACGCTGGCCGCTCTCAGATGGCCTCCGCCTTCGCCGAACGCGAACGCACCGAGCGACACCTCGGAGACGAGGTCGAACTCGTCACTGGAGGGACCGACCCGGCGGATCACGTCCACCCGGAGGTCGTCGACGCCATGGCCGCCGTCGGCATCGACATCGCGAACCGAACGCCCCGCGAAGTGACGTTCGAGGAGATTCAGCGCAGCGACATCGTCATCACGATGGGCTGCTCGGCCGACGACGTCTGCCCCGCGGGCTGGGCGGGCGAGAACCGCGACTGGGACCTCGACGACCCCGACGGCCGATCAGTCGAAGAGGCCGCACGGATTCGAGACGAGGTCGAAGCGCTCGTCCGCGAGCTCTTCGACGAACTCGAAGCCACGACAGAGGCGTAG
- the arsB gene encoding ACR3 family arsenite efflux transporter: MSDDLGVLDRYLTLWIGLAMVVGVALGRFVPGVADALNAITFHGTSLPIALGLFVMIFPIMAEIDYERIPRVTRTARKEIGLTLVFNWLIAPFLMYGLAVFFLGGHPEFVTGLVIVGIAPCIAMVLVWNELAAGNQEMCAVCVGVNSLLQIALFVPYAFFFLTVLRGGGIDVSTVLIAQMVFVFLGLPLLLGYLTQQVAFRTVGRDTYYERFIPRIGPLGLLGLLFTVVVMFALKGDYIISNPGQIVLIAIPLLVFFVVLWAAAYGVSALLGFDYTESVSLAFTASSNNFELAIAVAVAVFGIGSNVALATVVGPLIEVPVMLALVRVALATKTRLFDAETTTPTYTTTD; this comes from the coding sequence GTGAGCGACGACCTCGGCGTGCTCGACCGGTATCTGACGCTCTGGATCGGTCTCGCGATGGTGGTCGGCGTCGCGCTCGGTCGATTCGTCCCGGGCGTCGCCGACGCGCTGAACGCGATCACGTTCCACGGGACGAGTCTCCCCATCGCCCTCGGCCTCTTCGTGATGATCTTCCCGATCATGGCGGAGATCGACTACGAGCGCATCCCGCGCGTCACCCGCACGGCCCGAAAGGAAATCGGGCTGACCCTCGTCTTCAACTGGCTCATCGCCCCGTTCCTCATGTACGGGCTCGCCGTCTTCTTCCTCGGCGGCCACCCCGAGTTCGTCACCGGCCTCGTCATCGTCGGCATCGCGCCCTGCATCGCGATGGTACTCGTCTGGAACGAGCTCGCCGCCGGCAACCAGGAGATGTGTGCGGTCTGCGTCGGCGTCAACAGCCTCCTCCAGATCGCGCTCTTCGTCCCCTACGCGTTCTTCTTCCTCACCGTCCTCCGCGGCGGCGGCATCGACGTCTCGACGGTGTTGATCGCCCAGATGGTCTTCGTCTTCCTCGGCCTGCCGCTCCTCCTCGGCTACCTCACCCAACAAGTCGCGTTCCGCACCGTCGGCCGCGACACCTACTACGAGCGGTTCATCCCCCGCATCGGCCCGCTCGGCCTCCTCGGCCTCCTCTTCACGGTCGTCGTGATGTTCGCGCTCAAAGGCGACTACATCATCTCTAACCCCGGCCAGATCGTCCTCATCGCCATCCCCCTCCTCGTCTTCTTCGTCGTCCTCTGGGCCGCCGCCTACGGCGTCAGCGCGCTCCTCGGCTTCGACTACACCGAGAGCGTGAGCCTCGCCTTCACCGCCTCCTCGAACAACTTCGAGCTCGCCATCGCCGTCGCCGTCGCCGTCTTCGGCATCGGCAGCAACGTCGCCCTCGCCACCGTCGTCGGCCCCCTCATCGAAGTCCCCGTCATGCTCGCGCTCGTCCGCGTCGCCCTCGCGACCAAGACCCGGCTCTTCGACGCCGAAACGACCACCCCCACCTACACCACCACCGACTAA
- a CDS encoding ArsR/SmtB family transcription factor → MATTPDRIRRLLADQLGDCCDSDVEQRLDELNDLADTAFADDGARPVFAVLGNETRYRLARALSVAGNELCVCELEPLVDVSESAVSHALADLVEAGLVTRRKDGNWRYYSTTPLTDDLLATADDRRADA, encoded by the coding sequence ATGGCGACGACTCCTGACCGCATTCGCCGTCTCCTCGCGGACCAACTAGGGGACTGCTGTGACTCCGACGTCGAGCAGCGCCTCGACGAACTGAACGACCTCGCCGACACAGCGTTCGCCGACGACGGTGCCCGTCCCGTCTTCGCTGTTCTCGGGAACGAGACGCGCTACCGCCTCGCCCGCGCCCTCTCAGTCGCCGGTAACGAGCTCTGCGTCTGCGAGCTCGAACCCCTCGTCGACGTCAGCGAGAGCGCCGTCAGTCACGCCCTCGCCGACCTCGTCGAGGCGGGTCTCGTCACCCGCCGCAAGGACGGCAACTGGCGGTACTACTCGACGACCCCGCTGACCGACGACCTCCTCGCGACCGCCGACGACCGGAGGGCGGACGCGTGA
- a CDS encoding DUF1931 domain-containing protein, with amino-acid sequence MANLVVKAAVKDALEEKNVAGDFYDALDEEVEELIEDAAERADANGRKTVQARDL; translated from the coding sequence ATGGCAAACCTCGTGGTCAAAGCCGCAGTCAAGGACGCACTGGAAGAGAAGAACGTCGCCGGCGACTTCTACGACGCGCTCGACGAGGAAGTCGAGGAACTCATCGAGGACGCCGCGGAACGCGCCGACGCCAACGGCCGCAAGACCGTCCAGGCCCGCGACCTCTAA